A part of Neovison vison isolate M4711 chromosome 8, ASM_NN_V1, whole genome shotgun sequence genomic DNA contains:
- the DDRGK1 gene encoding DDRGK domain-containing protein 1 codes for MVAPVVYLVAAALLVGLIFFLTHSRGRTTAAGQEPLHNEELPVVAGSVAQPRPLEPEEQRTGGRPRRRRDLGSRLQAQRRAQRVTWAEVDENEEEAIIPGQEEEDIEKPVESHLSGKIGAKKLRKLEEKQARKAQREAEEAEREERKRLESQREAEWKKEEERLRLEEEQKEEEERKAREEQAQREHEEYLKLKEAFVVEEEGVGETMTEEQSQSFLTEFINYIKQSKVVLLEDLASQVGLRTQDTINRIQDLLAEGTLTGVIDDRGKFIYITPEELAAVANFIRQRGRVSITELAQASNSLIAWGREPPVQSPA; via the exons ATGGTGGCCCCCGTGGTGTACCTGGTGGCGGCGGCTCTGCTTGTCGGCCTTATCTTTTTCCTGACTCACAGCCGGGGCCGGACGACAGCAG CCGGCCAGGAGCCATTGCACAATGAGGAGCTGCCGGTAGTAGCAGGCTCAGTGGCCCAACCTCGGCCCCTGGAGCCTGAGGAGCAGAGAACTGGGGGCAGGCCCCGGCGCCGGAGGGATTTGGGCAGCCGCCTGCAGGCCCAGCGCCGAGCCCAGCGTGTCACCTGGGCAGAGGTGGATGAGAATGAGGAGGAAGCCATCATCCCAG GCCAGGAGGAAGAAGATATCGAGAAGCCGGTGGAAAGTCACCTGTCAGGGAAAATTGGAGCCAAGAAACTACGGAAGctagaggagaaacaggctcgaAAAGCCCAGCGTGAG GCAGAGGAGGCTGAACGTGAGGAACGGAAACGCCTCGAGTCCCAGCGTGAGGCAGagtggaagaaagaggaggagcgGCTTCGCCTGGAGGAGGAACAAAAg gaggaggaagagaggaaggcccGGGAGGAGCAGGCCCAGCGGGAGCATGAGGAGTACCTGAAACTGAAGGAAGCCTTCGTGGTAGAGGAGGAAGGTGTGGGCGAGACCATGACTGAGGAACAG TCCCAGAGCTTCCTGACTGAGTTCATCAACTACATTAAG CAGTCCAAGGTCGTGCTCTTGGAAGACTTGGCTTCCCAGGTGGGCCTGCGGACTCAG GATACCATAAACCGCATCCAGGACCTGCTGGCTGAGGGGACTCTGACAG gTGTGATTGACGACCGGGGCAAGTTCATCTACATAACCCCTGAGGAACTGGCTGCCGTGGCTAACTTCATCCGACAGCGGGGCCGGGTGTCCATCACTGAGCTTGCCCAGGCCAGCAACTCCCTCATTGCCTGGGGCCGGGAGCCCCCTGTCCAGTCCCCAGCCTGA